The Tripterygium wilfordii isolate XIE 37 chromosome 5, ASM1340144v1, whole genome shotgun sequence DNA segment TCATTCAGCCTTCTAGCAAACCTTACTACCTTTAATGTTTCTTACAACAACCTGTCTGGTGCTGTTCCATCCGTCCTCTCAAAAAAGTTCAATTCGAGTTCTTTTGTTGGAAATCTTCAGCTATGTGGGTATAGCACTTCAACCCCATGTCCTTCTCCACCTCCTCTCATTCTTCCACCAGCACCAAAACGTCATCATCGCAAACTCAGTATCAAGGATATCATCCTAATGGCAGCCGGTGTCCTCCTCGCCCTTCTACTTTTATTTTGCTGCATTTTGATCTTCTGTTTAATGAAGAAAAGGTCTTCCTCTAAAGGAAAAAATGGTAAAGCAGCTGAAAGGGACACTACAGGGAAAGCTCAGAAAGCAGTTCCTGTATTGCGGGCTGAAGTAGAAGCAGGTGGCGAAATGGGTGGAAAACTAGTCCACTTCGATGgaccatttatttttattactgaCGATCTACTATGTGCGACTGCGGAGGTAATGGGGAAAAGTACTTATGGGACAGCATACAAGGCAACATTTGAGGATGGCAATCAAGTTGCAGTTAAGAGATTGAGGGAGAAAATAACGAAAGGGCAGCGTGAGTTTGAAGCTGAGGCTGCTGCACTTGGAGAGATTCGTCACCCAAACCTGTTAGCCCTCAGAGCCTATTACTTGGGACCTAAAGGAGAGAAGCTTCTTGTCTTTGATTACATGCCCAAAGGGAGTCTGGCATCCTTCCTACATGGTAAGTTGTTAAACTAGCTCTCCAATAAATCTGAATTAATGGTGAGACAGATTCTTTCAggttttatttgaatatattaaattttgtaTGTGCCTATGTAGGAAGATCACATCTGAAATGAAAAAAgtgattaattttttgaaataactgCTGCTCTGTAGAAAGAGTACATTAAAATATTGTTTCCTTCCATGGCTGAATGTCCCTCCGTATACTTGACTCTCCAATAAGGAATAAATTGCAGAATCGCACAACATGGGATTGTCATTTAACTTTCTTAAGTTACGCTCCATAGCGAAGAGATTAACGATGATTGATTGGATGCAAAGAACGTTAAGATAATTTTGTTCTGAGGCTTGTATAGAGAGATGTACACTCAAATAGAGTTGTCTAATTGACTTTTATAATTGTCTTTCTTGATGCAGCACGAGGACCGGAAATCACTATTGACTggccaagaaggatggaaattgCCATGGGTGTTGCTCGTGGACTTATCCATCTCCACAGCCAGGAGAAAATGGTTCATGGGAATCTGACATCAAGCAACATACTACTTGATGAGCAGAACAACCCCCACATTGCAGACTTTGGCCTCTCCAAGCTCATGACATCTGCTGCCAATACCAATGTCATTGCCACAGCAGGAACACTCGGCTACTGTGCACCAGAACTATCAAAGTTGAAAGACGCCAACACAAAGACAGATGTGTACAGCCTTGGCGTAATCATATTGGAACTCTTAACAGGTAAGTCGCCTGGAGAGCCAATGAATGGAATGGATTTGCCACAATGGGTGGCGTCAATAGTGAAGGAGGAATGGACAAATGAAGTGTTTGATTTGGAGCTTATGAGGGATACACCAGACATAGGTGATGAGTTACTTGACACTCTGAAATTAGCTTTGCATTGTGTAGATCAAACACCAGCAGCACGTCCAGAAGTTCAGCAAGTTCTGCAGCAACTAGAGGAGATTAAGCCAAACCTGGCTGCTAGTTCTACTGATGATAGAGCCCCAGTTCAATCAGCAAGTGAATAGAATTGTTGTTGTCTGGTTATGAAGGAATAAAGGAGTGTTGATAAATTAGGATAGTTTGACAAGTTACAAGAGGAAGGAGGGGTAGCCCTCAATATTCTTTAGTTCTTTGGTCAGAGTATGTAAATAGAGCTTGGTGTGGAAGTGTTATTTGGAATAAGCATTCTTTttcatatattataattatgtaTCCTCTCTAAATGTATTTGTAGTcgccaaaagagaagaatctCAAATAAAATGGTGAAAAATTCATCTGATATACATGAGGGCTGAGTCTTTGTGTGTGCtagtttttatttaattttggagAAAGGCCTTAAAAGTAGGCAAAAAATGTACCACAACAAAGGCTACTTCAATAATGTCATTTCGatcaactaaaaaaataaaacgcGCTCTCTTCGAAGTTCAAAGTCTCCCTCTGCCCAAAATGAGGTAgatgatgtactctattttaacaaaaaagtTGTTTTAAGAGATACATATTCTAATCAATGTTTTAAAATACCCGTTGGACCGGTCGGTTGAATCGAAAATTGGAAGCATCATTGATATGATATGCTTAAATACTAGTCAAACACCAATTTGACCGGTgatatatcaattttttttactgGGTGTCTGATTTatttaaactcaaaatttaaaatcgaaaaattaaagattcaaaataatgaaatattgaaaattgaaataaataaataaaactaacaaataaaacaaaaacaaattaacaaaGTCAAAGACAGAAAGACTCAAAAtcgaaaaagaaaattagagaCAAGAATAAAAGAAATACGTACAGAGGCTTAGACCTACACTTTCGCTCTCTCTCCCAGTCTGTCCTCTGCCGTAGTGCCACCCATCTTCTCCGAGAGACTCACTCTCTTTGCCGCAGTGCTGGCGTACCGCCCGACCCAGACTCTAGACGCGACAATCTCCAATCCCACTCTGGCATACTCAGGCTCTCCCGATATCTTTCGCTACTACTTTATTGAATCCAATGTttggttttatacttttatttgaACCTTTTGGTTTACAATTACATTTGTCAAAGTGGAGACTATGTCCTCTCAGCTCTCTTACCATTTTAGACCCAGTTTTGCTTGTCTCTCTATTATCATTCTCTGTCATTATCCTCATCTCTATATATTGCCCTGTTTCAGTTCTTCGTTTAGTCACTATTCTAGTCCTCATGACGTTTTGAAGTTTTGATTATTGTGTATCTGCTGATTCtgctttgtttgtttgattttgtgACTTTTATCTATGCTCTATTGCTTTGTTTGagtgtttgtttgatttgtcttgacTTTTGTCTATGTTATGCTATGTTTGTCAAGTACAGAAGATGAAAAACTCAAGTGATACTCCAACATCTACACAAAATGCATCAATGACAAGTTATTCACAGTCGCACACTCGTGTTAAAAAAGATATTGTGTGGGCATATTGCACTAAACTAGTGATAATTGACGATAAAAAGTTTTTGATTTGTAATATTTAtaggaaaaaaatcaaaggGGTATTACAAGAATGAAGAAGCATCTTGCAGGGGTAAAGAGTGATGTAGGACACTGTCTCAAAGTTAGTGTTGATGTTCGTTTTAGATTCAGGAGAGCTTGAATGAGATTAAGGAAAGAAAGGAGAATCAAGGTTCTTTTGCTGGTAATAATCCAATTGAGTTAGATAATGAATTTGATGATGGGAGCCATGAGATTAGCACGATTTGAAATCTagtttttaaaacattgattCTAATACCATTCCAATCACATGTCAATTTCAATAGCAgatctaatattttaatatttttcaatataacTACTTTTTAGTATGCTTTAACTTTATTAAATGCAAATAATTTtgctttaataataataataataatgacatcatttaacattaattttaaaataatattaatcttTTTCAACtatataaaataaacaaaagagaaaataaaataatattattttcaaatttagaGGACGGTGGGTATACCTCAAATTTGGGGTATGCACGGTGTAAAAACTTAAAATAGTATAGCATTTTGGTGATAGATTGGAAGAGAAAAATGCAAAAGGAAAAGGTGGTTCCAAAATGAGTTTCCCCATCATTAGTGGGCGGGCCTCACATGATATATGGGCTAACCTACCCCAATTATCATCTGGTCCAAGAAGCGGTTCGACGCAGAAAGGCCCCGCAGCGCTGACTGTAATTCTCTAATTCAGTTCCCGGCGTTGTCTTCACATTCAAAAAAACGAGAGCGGCTGTTCCTGACAGAAAGAAAAGAGGGAGAGCGGCTATGGTTGCAGAGTAACGG contains these protein-coding regions:
- the LOC119998484 gene encoding probably inactive leucine-rich repeat receptor-like protein kinase IMK2 isoform X2, translated to MKYSRWEWDLLPAWDGVMVTQADYQALRAIKRELVDFQGVLRSWNDSGYGACSGGWAGIKCVKGQVIEIQLPWKGLGGGISEKIGQLQDLRMLSLHDNVLAGAVPWSLGFLPNLRGVYLFNNMLSGSIPPSIGNCHKLQALDLSNNSLSGIIPSSLASSTRLYRVNLSFNSFSGPIPGSLTRLPSLTLFDLQHNNLSGTIPDSWGTTGNYSYRLQVLTLDHNLLSGPIPASLSKLVFLQDLSLAHNLLSRTIPSELGRLFELQNLDLSYNAINGSIPGSFANLSSLVSLNLEGNKLENQIPDAIGRLQNLSVLKLKSNRLESNIPPSIGNISGIKILDLSQNDLTREIPVSFSLLANLTTFNVSYNNLSGAVPSVLSKKFNSSSFVGNLQLCGYSTSTPCPSPPPLILPPAPKRHHRKLSIKDIILMAAGVLLALLLLFCCILIFCLMKKRSSSKGKNGKAAERDTTGKAQKAVPVLRAEVEAGGEMGGKLVHFDGPFIFITDDLLCATAEVMGKSTYGTAYKATFEDGNQVAVKRLREKITKGQREFEAEAAALGEIRHPNLLALRAYYLGPKGEKLLVFDYMPKGSLASFLHARGPEITIDWPRRMEIAMGVARGLIHLHSQEKMVHGNLTSSNILLDEQNNPHIADFGLSKLMTSAANTNVIATAGTLGYCAPELSKLKDANTKTDVYSLGVIILELLTGKSPGEPMNGMDLPQWVASIVKEEWTNEVFDLELMRDTPDIGDELLDTLKLALHCVDQTPAARPEVQQVLQQLEEIKPNLAASSTDDRAPVQSASE
- the LOC119998484 gene encoding probably inactive leucine-rich repeat receptor-like protein kinase IMK2 isoform X1 codes for the protein MIDWCQILDSKKKKQWTLHNKKIFSPLKFQNKHSIFTFFLFLLVFTSQIVLPQAWDGVMVTQADYQALRAIKRELVDFQGVLRSWNDSGYGACSGGWAGIKCVKGQVIEIQLPWKGLGGGISEKIGQLQDLRMLSLHDNVLAGAVPWSLGFLPNLRGVYLFNNMLSGSIPPSIGNCHKLQALDLSNNSLSGIIPSSLASSTRLYRVNLSFNSFSGPIPGSLTRLPSLTLFDLQHNNLSGTIPDSWGTTGNYSYRLQVLTLDHNLLSGPIPASLSKLVFLQDLSLAHNLLSRTIPSELGRLFELQNLDLSYNAINGSIPGSFANLSSLVSLNLEGNKLENQIPDAIGRLQNLSVLKLKSNRLESNIPPSIGNISGIKILDLSQNDLTREIPVSFSLLANLTTFNVSYNNLSGAVPSVLSKKFNSSSFVGNLQLCGYSTSTPCPSPPPLILPPAPKRHHRKLSIKDIILMAAGVLLALLLLFCCILIFCLMKKRSSSKGKNGKAAERDTTGKAQKAVPVLRAEVEAGGEMGGKLVHFDGPFIFITDDLLCATAEVMGKSTYGTAYKATFEDGNQVAVKRLREKITKGQREFEAEAAALGEIRHPNLLALRAYYLGPKGEKLLVFDYMPKGSLASFLHARGPEITIDWPRRMEIAMGVARGLIHLHSQEKMVHGNLTSSNILLDEQNNPHIADFGLSKLMTSAANTNVIATAGTLGYCAPELSKLKDANTKTDVYSLGVIILELLTGKSPGEPMNGMDLPQWVASIVKEEWTNEVFDLELMRDTPDIGDELLDTLKLALHCVDQTPAARPEVQQVLQQLEEIKPNLAASSTDDRAPVQSASE